TTACATCGAAACCGAAATTCGGGGGGAAATTCAAAAAGACCGCCCGGCCCTGGAGGAGGCCCTCAAAAAAATGGCGGCGGCCGAAAAGGACGGCGTCGGCGCCGCCCTGACCAGTCTGTACCGCGAAACGCCCGGACAACTGCTGGGGGTCAATGTGCGCCTCTACCAGCTGCTCGCCCACCGCTGGACCGGGCCGGTGGGCTGGTTGGTCGCGCTCTGGGCGCGGGTCCTGGTTTTCGGCACAGGGGTAGCCGCCATGCTGCGCTTGGGCAACCCGCTGCGCCAGCTGTGGGGGGCGGTGGCAACCGTCAGCCACTACCGCAAGGCCCGATCGGCCGTGGCCGACAGCGAGGCGGGCAAGGGCCTGGACCAGGCCCTACTGGGCTACCGCCTGAGCCTCCTGAAGCGCTGGCCGGAGATTGCCGAACTCCTGGTGCGCGGCCGCTTCGCACCTGAAGCGCGCGATGTCGCAGGCGTCCTGCCCGAGCCCGAGGAGCTGGCCTCAGAGCTGGGCGCCCTCTGGAACGGCGCCCTGGAGCGCGCCCTGGAAAAGGCGGCCAAAAAGCTCAGCGGCGTTTTCATCCAGGTTCTCTTCAACCTCCCCATCCTAGCCCTACTCTGCCATGTGGGCTGGATCACGGCCAGCAACTATTTTTCCGGCCACTACCTCTCCGGGGATTTTTTCCTGCACGCCTTCGTAACGCTCCTGATCGCGCTGTTGCTGGCGTTTTTCGTTTTCCAGGTCATCACCCGCGCCACGGCCAGCCCCGAGCGCCTGGCGCAAGGCGCCTTCGAGGGGCTCCAGCAGCAGGCGACAGACTTCATGCCCCTGGGCGACACCGCTCTGGCCCGCCAGGTCCGGGCGGTCCTGGTCCTCGACAGCGCGCCCGCCGCAGCAGCTGAAGACGGCCCCGCCGAGGTTGGCTCCGCCCACCGTTGAAGAGGGCGGATGGGGCAACAGGGTCCCCGGCCGCGGACCTTTTCCAAGGTCTCCGCGGCGGTCGCCGTGAGGTGGGGATCGGTGGCGCGCTCCGCAACCATCCCCAGGGCCGGCAGCCGGCGATCATCGCCCGCCTCGCCGATGAGGCCTGGAATGTCCCCGCAACCAGGGGGTCGAAGGATAGAATCAACCGTGATCCAATCAGATTGATTCTCACGAGGAATGAAGGTGACCTTCCGGACTTTGCTGGCAACACGTGACCCAGAATTTTAATGCGAGAGAGAAACAGCAATGCAAGTGATCAGGCCAAAGCTTTTCTTGTTTTTCTTTTTCCTTCTGCTTCTTGCTGTGACCCATCGCGCAGCAGCCAGCACCTTCCACGCAAACCAACGCACAACAACCGCTTTATCCAAATTACTACCACAACTACAGGTTGTGGACAGCCGGATATTCTGCCTCTGGCAAGAACTGGATGCTGGATCGAAATGGCAAATCTGGACGGCCGTAATGAACACGGATGGCAGTGGCTGGACCGCAACAAAGAGAACGACCACCCCCTTCAGCAAGAGCTATCCTCAGTTCCAGGTGAATAACGGCAAGATTTACTTGATCTGGTCGGAGGCCGACGGTACCCATAACCAAATTTGGACCGCTGTGATGAACATAGACGGCACAGGCTGGTCCGCCGTGAAGCGGACTTCGACAGCCGCCGACAAAGAAACACCTCAGCTTCAGGTTGTAAACAACAGCATCCATTTTGTCTGGGGGGAGTCAGATGGTTTTAACTCTCAGATCTGGACAGCCGTTATGAACACGGATGGCACCGGATGGTCTGCAAACCAAAGGACTTCCGCGGTGACTCCAAAACTTACCCCTCAATTTCATGTCGTTGAGAACAAGATCCATTACGTCTGGTCCGAATATCTTGGCGGGCATTTCCAGGTCATCACAGCCACCATGAATACTGATGGCACCAAGTGGTCTGGAACCCAGCGGACGTTCACCAGTCGCGACAAGATGTTTCCCCAGTTGCAGGCATCAGAAGAAAAGATTTACTATGTGTGGCGAGAAAACGACGGAAGTCATCTGCAAGTGCGGGTAAGTTGGATGAATGTCGACGGCAGCGGTTGGTATAGTCCCGGACTGTCGGAAAGCCCATACGATAAAACCCCCCCTCAGTTTCAAGTCGTGAACAACCGCGTCTATTGCGTCTTGAGCCAAGACGACGGCAGTTACGACCAAATCTGGACGGTCACGCTGGATTTGAGTCAAACAGATCTCAGGGCTGATGCAATCAAAAGGACGTCCAGCGAATTTTCTAAAGGCTATCCCCAGATGCAGGTTTTTAACCGCAGAATTTATTACATCTGGTGTGAGAATGACGGTTCCAACATCCAGATCTGGACGGCCGTAAGTTCAAATTTCGCTCCAGGCGCTGTTGACCTCTTGTTGCTGGATGATTGATGTCATGTTCCAAAATATCGACTTTGGGAGTCTGCGGCTTCCCATTTAATTCTGGTTTCCCCTTTTTTCGATCAATGTCTTTTCCATGGCCTCCAGGTCCTGGCTGATCTCGGAGCAGCCCAACCGATATTTCCCGGCAAGGAGCCGACACCTTTTGGAGCAACCAATCCTGAACCCGTAATCACCGCCACGACCGCTTGGCGAACTATAGGAGGAGTGCATGGCCGCCAAATCCCACCTCACCGTTTTGTGGACCAACGACAACCCCGTCACCGCCGAAAAGATGGTCTTGATGTACACGGTCAACGCCCTTGCCCACGGGTGGTGGGAAAAGGTGACCCTCGTTGTCTGGGGTGCCACCGCCACCCTGGTGTGCGACAACCCCGCTGTCCGGCAGAAGGTTCAGGAGGCGATCGCCGCCGGGGTGCACGTCACGGCCTGTAAGGCCTGCGCAGACCAGCTGGGCGTGTCCGAGACGTTGAAAGAGCTGGGGATCGAGGTGACCTACTGGGGCAAACCCCTGACCGAGATCCTGAAAAACGGTGAAGCGCTGCTGACGGTCTGACCGCCGCAAGATGCACCCAGCACCTTTGGGATGCGGGCCCCCGGGTAACGGCGGCCCGGCATCTGGCTGCCGATCTACGCTTAGCTCTGCCCGCCACCGGGGCCAGGCCGGCGAGCGTTCCGACGATTGTATTGGACCGGCGGTTGTGGTAGGGTCGCGGAATTGTTGAACTTCAAGGTAAAGGGCGGCGAGAGGGGGGCCGGGTTTCTGATCGAAGTCTTCCGGCGCCGCGAAAAGATGGCGGAAGTGCATGGGAATCGAACCCACCCGGGACGGTTTTAACGCCCCACACCGGATTTGAAGTCCGGGAGCCCCACCAGTGAGCTGCGCACTTCCGTGTCGAAGCCTGCGAGGAATCTTCAGCCTAATATTATGGCTGATCGGTTTTTGTCAACGATATTAAAGGAGCCCAGTGCCCATGATCAACCCCCAACGGATGGCCGAGAACTTCATCAACCTGGTCCAAATCGACAGTCTTTCGCGCCACGAGGGCCGGCTGGCCGCCGACCTCCAAAAGCGTCTGGAAGCCCTGGGAGCCGAGATCGTCTTCGACCGCGCCCATGAACCAATCGGGGGGGATTGCGGCAACCTGATCGCCCGCTTTCACGGCAACCGCCCCCGCCCGCCGCTGCTCTTCAACGCCCACATGGACACCGTCGGGCCGGGCGAGGGCATCCGGCCGATCCTGGCCAACGGCCTTTTCACCAGCGACGGCACCACGATTCTGGGTGCCGACGACAAAAGCGCCATCGCCATCCTGCTGGAGGCCCTGACGGTCATTATCGAAGACGGACTTCCCCACGGCCCGCTGGAGGTGGTCCTGACGGTCTGCGAGGAGGTCGGGCTGCTGGGGGCCAAGCATCTCGATTTCAGCCTGATCAGCGCCCGCATGGGCTATGCCCTGGACGCCACCGACACGGCCGGAATCGTCACCCGCGCGCCGGCGGCCAACCGCCTGGAGTTCAAAATCCACGGCAAAGACGCCCATGCCGGCGCCGCCCCCGAAAAAGGGATCAACGCCATCTGGCTGGCAAGCCGGGCCATCGCCGCCCAGACCCTCGGCCGCATCGACCACGAAACCACCTGCAATATCGGCCTGATCGAAGGCGGGCTGGCCATCAACATCGTCCCCAGCCTGGTGACCGTCAAGGGCGAGGCCCGCAGCCACAGCGAAGAGAAGCTGGAGCGGGTCACAGCTGCCCTGGTTAAGGGGTTCGAGGCTGCGGTGGCGGCCTATCCCAAACCCGAGCCCCAAAGCCCGCTGCCGCGCCTGGAGGTCAGCTGCGAGCGGGACTTTTCCGCCACCCACATCCCCGACGACCACCCGGTGGTGACCCTGGCCCAGCAGGCCGCGGCCAACCTCGGGCGCGAACTTCGGCCCAAGCCCACCGGCGGCGGGGCCGACGCCAACGTCTTTTTCCAGAAGGGGATCATGACCGGGGTCCTGGGAACCGGCATGCGCGATATGCACACCGTGCGGGAAAACATCCGCCTGGACGACCTGCTGCGGACCGCAGAGCTGGTCCTGGAGATCATCCGGCTGCACGCCCATGGCTGAGGAACGCGCAACCCGCCCAGATGCCGGGGACCGCGCGAGCCCCCCGGCAAACCCTCCCGAGGGGATCCGGATCGCCTATTTGGACTGTTTCGCCGGCATCAGCGGGGCCAGCGTGCTGGGGGCCCTGGTGGATCTCGGGGTACCCCCCGACTGGCTGCAAGGTGAGCTCGGCCGAATGCCCCTGGCGGGGCTTGAAATCGGGGCCCGCGAGATCTCCGCCCAGGGGCTGCGCGCCGCGCGCGTCAGCTTGGCGGTCAGCGCGGCCAACGGGGCGTGGCGGCCGGCCGACCTCCGGGCGCTGATCGCGGCAAGCCCTTTTGGCCCGAGGGTCATAGCCCGCAGCTTGGCGATCTTCGACCGCCTGGCGGCGGGTCGGGCCCGCGCCCGACGCGGCCTGCGGGAAGATCGAGACCTCCTCTGGGAGGAGGCCGTCCATCTGCTGGTGGAGATCGTGGGCGCAGCCCTCGGGTTGGAGTATCTGAAGATCGGCGAGGTGGCGGCCTCCCGGATACCCCTGGGCGGCGGGCTGATCCAACGGGGGGACGAATGGCTGCCGACCCCCGCCCCGGAAACGGTCGAAATATTGCATGGGGTCCCGGTTTACGGCAGCGGTTTCAACGGCGAACTGGTGACACCCACCGGAGCGGCCATCGTTTCGGCCCTGGCGGACGGCTTCGGTGCCGTGCCGGAGATGGACCTCACCGGCGCGGGCTACGGCGCCGGGGAAAACCGCCGCGCCGGGCTGCCCAACCTCCTGCGGATTCTGGTGGGCACCCGCCCGGGCGATCGGATAGAGCAGCTTGTGATGGTGGCCACCGGGATCGACGACATGAACCCCGAGCTTTTCGGCTACCTCATGGAACAGCTCTTCGCCGACGGCGCCCTGGACGTTTTCTGGACCCCGATCTACATGAAGAAAAACCGACCGGCGACCCAGGTCCAGGTCCTCTGCCACCCGTGGCAGCGGGAGGCCGTGATTCGGCGCCTCTTAAGCGAAACCACCTCCACCGGCGTGCGCTGCCACCTGGTGGAGCGCCACAGCCTGTTTCGCGAGACGGTCCGCGTCGAGACCCCTTTCGGCCCCCTGGCGGTCAAGCGCATCCTGAACCCCGACGGCCGGGAACGCTTCACCCCGGAGTATGAGGTCTGCCGCAAGGTTGCCAAACGGACGGCCACCCCCCTGTGGCGGGTTTACGAGCTGGTCGAGCGGGCCGCGGCCGAGGGCCAGGCCGAGCCGCAGCGGATGGTTGACAAAAAGCCGGGCGACCGGTAGGACAGCCCCATGTCCCGGGCCGCGCGCATCGTCATTTTTTTGGCCACCGGCTGCTATGCGGGCAAGCTGCCCTTTGCCCCCGGCACCTTCGGCTCGCTTGCGGCCCTTCCGCTCTGCTGGCTGCTGGCCCAGCTGGGGCGCCCGACGGCCATTTTGGCCACGGTCCTGATTATCGCGGGGGCCGTCTGGGTGGCCGGCGCGGCCGAGCGCCTTCTCCAGCAGCGGGACCCGGGCAGCATCGTGATCGACGAGATCGCCGGGATGCTGGTGACCTTCAGCGGGCTTTCCTTCACGCCGTTTTCGGCCGCCGCCGGGTTTGTCTTGTTCCGGGTGTTGGATATCGCCAAACCGTTTCCCATCGGCTGGGCGGAAAAGCGGTTGAAGGGTGGGGTGGGCATCGTCGCGGACGACCTGATCGCAGGCGTGATGGCCAACCTGGGCTGCCGCCTGCTGCTGACCCTCTGGGGGGGGTGAGGCCTCCCGGCAGGCGATTGATGAAATGCCAAAAAAGGGTGATGATTCAACGGGTTCTGGCGCCCCAAGGCCCATCCGGGTCTTTGTGGCCGTCGCTCTGCCGCCAGACGTCCGAGCAGCCCTGGAAGCGGCCCAGGAGGAGCTGCGCGCGCACCGTTTCGAGATCCGTTGGGTGAAGCCGGAGCATATCCACCTGACGCTGAAATTTATCGGCGAGACGCTGCCGGCGGACCTGGCCCGCATCGGGCCGGCCCTGCGCGCGGCGGCCGCGGCAACCGGCCCCTTTGTCATCTCCGCCAGGGGGGCCGGCGTCTTTCCGGGCATCAAGGCGCCGCGGGTG
This sequence is a window from Desulfobacteraceae bacterium. Protein-coding genes within it:
- a CDS encoding 50S ribosome-binding GTPase, with translation MANNRIAATLKASGIIETHRHALQRLQGALTACPLWSPGVALQRQCAEAGQMIDKLVARLERKLVVTLIGPTGSGKSTLLNALAGVDDLSVTGHRRPTTRQAVVFCGARDDADQLVAQLGAEAVSVVTSQAAQALTQSILIDTPDMDSTEQEAHIPIIRKALGLSDILICVFNAENPKRRDHVDFLAPYVRMFQGEAVICVINRCDRLAEAELREVIVPEFSDFIRSAWQRPVEKIFCISARRHLQDPDWDPGAPPRHDFDQYPKLHAMIFGAFNRPGFVVDQRLQNAAALRDYIETEIRGEIQKDRPALEEALKKMAAAEKDGVGAALTSLYRETPGQLLGVNVRLYQLLAHRWTGPVGWLVALWARVLVFGTGVAAMLRLGNPLRQLWGAVATVSHYRKARSAVADSEAGKGLDQALLGYRLSLLKRWPEIAELLVRGRFAPEARDVAGVLPEPEELASELGALWNGALERALEKAAKKLSGVFIQVLFNLPILALLCHVGWITASNYFSGHYLSGDFFLHAFVTLLIALLLAFFVFQVITRATASPERLAQGAFEGLQQQATDFMPLGDTALARQVRAVLVLDSAPAAAAEDGPAEVGSAHR
- a CDS encoding DsrE family protein, whose translation is MAAKSHLTVLWTNDNPVTAEKMVLMYTVNALAHGWWEKVTLVVWGATATLVCDNPAVRQKVQEAIAAGVHVTACKACADQLGVSETLKELGIEVTYWGKPLTEILKNGEALLTV
- a CDS encoding M20/M25/M40 family metallo-hydrolase — protein: MINPQRMAENFINLVQIDSLSRHEGRLAADLQKRLEALGAEIVFDRAHEPIGGDCGNLIARFHGNRPRPPLLFNAHMDTVGPGEGIRPILANGLFTSDGTTILGADDKSAIAILLEALTVIIEDGLPHGPLEVVLTVCEEVGLLGAKHLDFSLISARMGYALDATDTAGIVTRAPAANRLEFKIHGKDAHAGAAPEKGINAIWLASRAIAAQTLGRIDHETTCNIGLIEGGLAINIVPSLVTVKGEARSHSEEKLERVTAALVKGFEAAVAAYPKPEPQSPLPRLEVSCERDFSATHIPDDHPVVTLAQQAAANLGRELRPKPTGGGADANVFFQKGIMTGVLGTGMRDMHTVRENIRLDDLLRTAELVLEIIRLHAHG
- a CDS encoding LarC family nickel insertion protein, yielding MAEERATRPDAGDRASPPANPPEGIRIAYLDCFAGISGASVLGALVDLGVPPDWLQGELGRMPLAGLEIGAREISAQGLRAARVSLAVSAANGAWRPADLRALIAASPFGPRVIARSLAIFDRLAAGRARARRGLREDRDLLWEEAVHLLVEIVGAALGLEYLKIGEVAASRIPLGGGLIQRGDEWLPTPAPETVEILHGVPVYGSGFNGELVTPTGAAIVSALADGFGAVPEMDLTGAGYGAGENRRAGLPNLLRILVGTRPGDRIEQLVMVATGIDDMNPELFGYLMEQLFADGALDVFWTPIYMKKNRPATQVQVLCHPWQREAVIRRLLSETTSTGVRCHLVERHSLFRETVRVETPFGPLAVKRILNPDGRERFTPEYEVCRKVAKRTATPLWRVYELVERAAAEGQAEPQRMVDKKPGDR
- a CDS encoding phosphatidylglycerophosphatase A, giving the protein MSRAARIVIFLATGCYAGKLPFAPGTFGSLAALPLCWLLAQLGRPTAILATVLIIAGAVWVAGAAERLLQQRDPGSIVIDEIAGMLVTFSGLSFTPFSAAAGFVLFRVLDIAKPFPIGWAEKRLKGGVGIVADDLIAGVMANLGCRLLLTLWGG
- the thpR gene encoding RNA 2',3'-cyclic phosphodiesterase — encoded protein: MPKKGDDSTGSGAPRPIRVFVAVALPPDVRAALEAAQEELRAHRFEIRWVKPEHIHLTLKFIGETLPADLARIGPALRAAAAATGPFVISARGAGVFPGIKAPRVVWAGLGGELPALFALQQSVAQALVEAGFPPETRPFKAHLTLGRVKGRIRPAELLAALQTLGQWASPAFRVARVTLFQSDLRPGGAIYTPRDVVPLNEQLTDQEAI